One stretch of Roseimicrobium sp. ORNL1 DNA includes these proteins:
- a CDS encoding MarR family transcriptional regulator — protein sequence MGAELCDLMFRLPEGAEREPLPEGLTRYTGFLVAKAHQRLWTLFGDECKKLGLDVMCGGVLWLLGEEGSMSQQQLGRKLRIDRTTMVKMVDMLEKGKLARRKDHPEDRRVYLVEITTTGKKVLATLQKVGDQMEKKLLIGFTEDERVLIRRALLTLAG from the coding sequence ATGGGTGCCGAGCTTTGTGACCTGATGTTCCGCCTGCCAGAAGGGGCGGAGCGTGAACCCCTGCCCGAGGGCCTGACCCGCTACACGGGCTTCCTCGTGGCCAAAGCCCACCAGCGGCTCTGGACCCTCTTCGGTGACGAGTGCAAAAAGCTCGGCCTCGACGTGATGTGCGGCGGCGTGCTGTGGCTGCTGGGCGAGGAAGGCTCCATGTCCCAGCAACAGCTCGGCCGCAAACTGCGCATCGACCGCACCACCATGGTGAAGATGGTGGACATGCTGGAGAAGGGCAAACTGGCCCGCCGCAAGGACCACCCCGAAGACCGCCGGGTGTACCTCGTGGAGATCACCACCACCGGGAAGAAGGTGCTCGCCACCCTGCAGAAGGTGGGAGACCAGATGGAGAAGAAGCTCTTGATAGGATTCACCGAGGACGAGCGCGTGCTCATCCGCCGCGCGCTGCTCACGCTGGCAGGCTAG